Sequence from the Flavobacteriales bacterium genome:
GCGGTGGTGAGGAAAGCTACGGCTACCTCTCTGGCGACCTTGTACGCGATAAGGATGCGGTGCTAAGCTGTGTGCTTATTGCCGAAATGTGTGCTTGGGCCAAGAACAATGGCAAGAGCCTTTCTGAAGTATTGATGGACATCCACTTGGAGTTCGGTTTCTACTTGGAAGACCTTATCAGCCTGACGAAAAAAGGCCGCTCGGGTGCAGAGGAGATCGCGCAGATGATGGAAAACCTCCGCAATGATCCACCGAAGAAATTGGCGGGCTCGGATGTACTTACGCTACGCGATTACAAACTCGGTAAAGTGACCAACCTTGCTGATGGAAGTAAAACGGAAACTGGACTTCCAACTTCTAACGTATTGCAGTTTGAGACCGCAGACGGAACGGTGGTAACTGCCCGTCCATCGGGCACCGAACCGAAGATCAAGTTCTATTTCTCGGTGAATGCCGAGTTGAAGGACAAAGCTGAATATGATTCTGTCAGAGAGCAACTGAAAGACAAGATATCGACAATTCAGTTGGATCTAAGATTAAAGTAAGACAACATGATATTAGCCACAGATGCACAGATTTTCGCAGATTTCATTGATAAAAAGAAGTATCTGTGATACATCCGTGAAAATCTGTGCATCTGTGGCCCTAAAATGTCCAATTCAGTAGCTATCAAATGTGCTTATGTTTATTCGCCATCAATGAAAGTACAGAGTTCCCGTTCATTCTCTTGGCGAACAGAGATGAGTTCAGAGCGCGACCAGCGGCCAAAGCAGCCTTTTGGAAAGACCATCCCGAAGTGCTGGCAGGCCGCGACCTCGAAGGCATGGGAACATGGCTGGGCGTCAACACCCGTGGTGAAATTGCCTTTCTCACCAACTACCGCCATCCCGATTACTTCAACCGCAAAGGTCCAACTCGCGGTAAACTGGTTTCCGATTTTCTGACAACAGATGCAAATGCAGAAAGCTATCTACAGCGCATTGAAGATCCCGAAGCTTACAATGGCTTTAACCTTGTAGCTGGGAAACCGTCAGAACTGTTCTATTTCTCCAATGTGGAAAGAACACCTCGCCCAATTGGCAAGGGAGTTCATGGTTTGAGCAATGCGTTTCTTGATACTCCTTGGCCGAAGGTGGATGACGGTAAAAAGCGCCTACAGGTCGCAATACAAGAAAACAGGTTAGAGACCGATTTTCTCTTCTCCATTTTACGGGACGACCATTTGGCCGCTGATGACCAACTGCCCGACACAGGCGTAGGATCCGAACTGGAGAAGATCCTTTCTCCAAAGTTCATCAACACACCTAATTACGGCACGGTGTGCTCCACCGTCATCCTTGTGGACCGCAACGGCCGCTGCCTCTTTGAGGAAAAGACCTTTGATACTGAGGGGAATGAAGTGGGGAAAGTGGGGTTTTCCGTGAACTTGACAGGTTAACGGAAACTCCTCACCAACCCCACCACCAGTAACAGCACCACCACCGAGCTCGGCACAAGGAATTTCAACCGCCAGTTTTCGTTCAGTGGTACTTTCTGTGAGACCATTTCTGTTCGCAGCCCCAAAAACACTGCCTTGAGTAATGCGAACGTAAATTTGAGTAGTACTGGCGTAGCCTTGCGTATTCCAATCGTTGCTCCGAGTAATACTCACGACACTCCGAGTATCGACATCAATGCCGCGAGTAATGCGAACGTTAAGCCGAGTTTGGCGGAAGTTGCCTTGAGTATCAGCAGCGATACGCAATATCCTGCTGACGTTACCCGTTGTTCCACAAACGTAGCCTTGCGTTCTGCGAACCGAAAATGCAATGGTGATCAGGTGGAGCGGACAAGTGCGATAACCTTAAATACGACCGCCATGGCGTTGAACAGAAAACATCGGAAACCCCAAAGCAAGGCCCATTCGGGCATCATCAGACCGGAGGACCTTGATAAGAAAGGGGGCGTAATACCCATGACCAACGGTCATTGGCTGCGCAAGGCCCTGACGGCAATGAAGGTGGGTGAAACGTATTTTGTCGATAAACGTGACTGGAATTGGGTGGGGCGTGGAAACACACCTGCCCGCATCGTCACTTCGCTCAACGAGAAGAAGGTCGGCAAGTACACCATCGGAAAGGCAGCCGATGAAACAGGGTGGATTATTGAGCGGTTAGAGTGAACGGGATATAAATGCCTTGAAGGTTTTGAAAACATGGGTGTCCGAAAAAAATCAGAATCACACTTGCCAATGATAGACCTGTCCTCAGAACCGTTAAAACGGTTGGTACTCTGCCATCTATCATGACCCGCGATTTAAATCGTGGGCTATGATAGAATCAACGGATTCATTCACAGAACCTGCATTTCGGGCTCCTCTATTTTGAAAACCTCGGAGGTCTTATTCCCCAAGTTTGTGGAATAATCGGGTAAAACCCGCATCTCAACACTCCACGTTGACCTGTTTATTTCGTCACTTTTGTCCAAAGCCAAAACAAGAATGGACCGAAGACTCGAACAGTTCGGACGATTGCTGAACATCATGGACGACCTGCGGGAGAAATGCCCGTGGGACCGTAAGCAGACGCTGGAGAGCCTGCGCCATCTGACCATTGAGGAGACCTACGAACTGGCCGATGCCATTCTGGACAATGATCTGGAAGAGATAAGGAAAGAACTGGGCGACATCCTGCTTCACATCGTTTTCTATGCCAAGATCGGTTCGGAGAAGAACGCATTTGACATTGCCGATGTGGCCGAGGGCATTTGCGAGAAGCTCATCTCGCGCCACCCTCACATTTATGGAGATGTGAAGGTTGCCGATGAGGAGGAAGTAAAGGCCAATTGGGAAAAACTGAAACTGAAAGAAGGCAAGAAATCCGTGTTGGAAGGCGTGCCCCGTTCATTGCCTGCCATGGTCAAGGCCACACGCATTCAGGACAAGGCGCGTGGAGTTGGTTTCGATTGGGACAACCGCGAACAGGTTTGGGACAAGGTGAATGAGGAGTTGGTAGAACTGAAAGAGGAGATCGATTCGAATGCCGATAGAACGAAGATCGAAAGCGAGTTCGGTGATGTGCTCTTTTCCATGATCAATTACGCGCGTTTCATTGACATTGATCCCGAAACGGCCTTGGAGCGCACCAACAAGAAATTCATCAAGCGTTTTCAGTATCTGGAATCAGAATCGAAAAAAGACGGAAAGGAACTTTCGGACATGACCTTGGAGGAAATGGACGAATACTGGAATGCAGCAAAGAAGCTGTGACCCTAAAGTTGGATGAGCATCGCCTTGGCACCACTATCCGTTGACAACTGAATCACAAACATTCCTTGTTTACCGTTGAATTCTGAAGCAAGGATTCTACCCCTTGAATTCCCTGAACGCACCAGTTTTCCATCGGTGCTGAGGAGTTTCCATTCCACTTCTTCACCTTCAAATTCAATTGATTGCAATGAGAGGTCTTGGCGATAAATGGTTCTTACGCTAAGTTCTCTGTAAGTCTCATTCACACCAATAAAAACCGAAGGATGCAATCGGTACATCTTCCCTCCCATCCCAAAGGATTGTTCATCGGTTATGTAAAGAGATCCATTGCGAAAACAGATGCCTTCCTTCTGCGATATGAAAGAAAAACCTAAGGTCAGAACATCGCCAGAAAAGAAGTCGCTGCCCGTAAAATTGGTGAACAGCAGAACCTTGTCTGAAGTGAGCAGAACCACGCTATCTGCATTTTCGGAAATATCTGCTGCGGTAACCGCAAAAACGAAACTGGTGTGTCCTACGTAAAAGCTATCGAGCAGTTCGGCCACATAAGTTCCGTTCTGCGTAGGCAATCTGTAATGCTTGGTATATCCTGTAGATGGATTCGAGCGGTCTTTGCTGAACAAATGCAGCGAATCATTGAACCAGAACATGGCCTCCATATCGAAGTTGCCATAACTTCCGCTTGGCGGAAATGCTGTTTGATCGGGATAGGAAAAACGGATGGTATCGGTTACAACTGCATTGACCGTGCATGTATCGATCCTCGGAATTTTCACGATGTGCAGATCGGTGCGATCGAGTGAGTTGTTGCCGAAGTTGCCCACATACAGGTTTCCCTCATCGTCCTTTGCCACTTCCTCCCAATCCGTGTTCACATCTCCGATAACCGAAACGGTGCGCTGAAGCACTCCGTTCGTATCTACACAATAGAGTTCGGCAGGATTCCCGCTATCGTTGTGTGTCCAAAACCACCCGTTCGGGCCGTTGACAATGCCAGAGGTTTCGCTCACAACCGAAGGAAGGTCGCAGAGTTCCGTAAGCACAGACGTTTGCGCCAACAGAATCTGTGATGAA
This genomic interval carries:
- the mazG gene encoding nucleoside triphosphate pyrophosphohydrolase, with product MDRRLEQFGRLLNIMDDLREKCPWDRKQTLESLRHLTIEETYELADAILDNDLEEIRKELGDILLHIVFYAKIGSEKNAFDIADVAEGICEKLISRHPHIYGDVKVADEEEVKANWEKLKLKEGKKSVLEGVPRSLPAMVKATRIQDKARGVGFDWDNREQVWDKVNEELVELKEEIDSNADRTKIESEFGDVLFSMINYARFIDIDPETALERTNKKFIKRFQYLESESKKDGKELSDMTLEEMDEYWNAAKKL